In Thermus antranikianii DSM 12462, one DNA window encodes the following:
- a CDS encoding serine hydrolase domain-containing protein — protein MRLWRLLALGMALLGLALAQVREGVDLGVLQAFKARLEAEVAQGRLPGAVVLVARNGQVVFHEAVGYLDPKARTPMAKEAIFRIYSMTKPLTSVLALQLVEEGRLFLTDPLALYLPEFREIRVGVERAGPEGRPVLELAPSQRPITLYDLLRHTSGITYGIFFDSLVKQEYRKVNADALDQTREEFLAKLARLPLQFQPGTLWEYGNSTDLLGHLLERVTGKSLAELMEERIFRPLGMVDSGFQVPPEKWGRVAEPPERDPFTGTPTPLPLNVREAPKRYSGGAGAVATAQDYHRFLQALLNGGEFGGRRILSRKGVELLTQDHLGPLYLPSLQRGAPYLPGFGYGFGLGVAVRLEDGGSPLPGSKGDYYWAGLFGTYFFVDPKERLIGVFMMQNPGGRTYYAGLFRNAVYASLR, from the coding sequence ATGCGGCTTTGGCGGCTTTTGGCGCTAGGCATGGCCCTCCTGGGCCTGGCCTTGGCCCAGGTGCGGGAGGGGGTGGACCTCGGGGTGCTCCAGGCCTTCAAGGCCCGCCTCGAGGCGGAGGTAGCCCAGGGCCGGCTCCCCGGCGCGGTGGTCCTGGTGGCACGGAACGGCCAGGTGGTCTTCCACGAGGCGGTGGGCTACCTGGACCCCAAGGCGCGGACCCCCATGGCCAAGGAGGCCATCTTCCGCATCTACTCCATGACGAAGCCCTTGACCTCGGTTCTCGCCCTACAGCTCGTGGAGGAGGGGCGGCTTTTCCTCACGGACCCCCTTGCCCTCTACCTCCCCGAGTTCCGGGAGATACGGGTGGGGGTGGAGCGGGCAGGCCCCGAAGGAAGGCCGGTGCTGGAGCTTGCGCCGTCCCAAAGGCCCATCACCCTCTACGACCTCCTGCGCCACACCTCGGGCATCACCTACGGCATCTTCTTTGACTCCCTGGTGAAGCAGGAGTACCGCAAGGTAAACGCCGACGCCCTGGACCAGACCCGGGAGGAGTTTTTGGCCAAGCTCGCCCGCCTTCCCCTCCAGTTCCAGCCTGGCACCCTCTGGGAGTACGGCAACTCCACGGACCTTCTCGGCCACCTCCTGGAAAGGGTCACGGGCAAGAGCCTCGCCGAACTCATGGAGGAAAGGATCTTCCGGCCCTTGGGCATGGTGGATAGCGGCTTCCAGGTGCCCCCGGAAAAGTGGGGCCGTGTTGCGGAACCTCCCGAGCGGGATCCCTTCACGGGAACCCCTACCCCCCTTCCCCTGAACGTGCGGGAGGCGCCCAAGCGCTATTCCGGCGGGGCAGGCGCCGTGGCCACAGCCCAGGACTACCACCGCTTTCTGCAGGCCCTGTTGAACGGCGGGGAGTTTGGGGGACGGCGCATCCTCTCCCGCAAGGGGGTGGAGCTCCTCACCCAGGACCACCTGGGTCCCCTCTACCTTCCCTCCCTACAACGGGGGGCCCCTTACCTCCCCGGCTTCGGGTACGGCTTCGGCCTGGGGGTGGCGGTGCGCCTCGAGGACGGGGGAAGCCCCTTGCCCGGCTCCAAGGGGGATTATTACTGGGCGGGGCTTTTTGGCACCTACTTCTTCGTGGACCCCAAGGAACGCCTCATCGGCGTTTTCATGATGCAGAACCCCGGGGGGCGCACCTATTACGCCGGGCTTTTCCGGAACGCCGTTTACGCCAGCCTGCGCTGA
- a CDS encoding TetR/AcrR family transcriptional regulator, protein MVTTTKVRILEEAAKLFTEKGYEATSVQDVAQALGLSKAALYHHFRSKEEILLAISLQALEGLVRAGEEALAHPDPKEALLRFMEAHARYFEENYPFFVTMLQGIKSLSPENRALTNRLRDRHEANLRAILRRGVEAGVFRPVDVALTGRAVLSLLNWMIRWFRPGGPMRAVEVARAYHDLILRGLEDGSTRAQGA, encoded by the coding sequence ATGGTGACCACCACGAAAGTGCGCATCCTCGAGGAGGCCGCCAAACTCTTCACCGAGAAGGGTTACGAGGCCACGAGCGTCCAGGACGTCGCCCAAGCCCTGGGCCTTTCCAAAGCGGCCCTCTACCACCACTTCCGGAGCAAGGAGGAGATCCTTTTGGCCATCAGCCTCCAGGCCCTGGAGGGCCTGGTGCGGGCCGGGGAGGAGGCCCTGGCCCACCCGGACCCGAAAGAGGCGCTTCTCCGCTTCATGGAGGCCCATGCCCGCTACTTTGAGGAGAACTACCCCTTCTTCGTCACCATGCTCCAGGGCATAAAAAGCCTCTCCCCGGAAAACCGGGCCCTCACCAACCGGCTTCGGGACCGGCACGAGGCGAACCTTAGGGCCATCCTTCGGCGGGGCGTGGAAGCGGGCGTCTTCCGCCCCGTGGACGTGGCCCTGACGGGCCGGGCGGTGCTCTCCCTCCTCAACTGGATGATCCGCTGGTTCCGCCCGGGAGGGCCCATGCGGGCGGTGGAGGTGGCCCGCGCCTATCACGACCTGATCCTTAGGGGGTTAGAGGATGGAAGTACCCGAGCACAAGGAGCTTAG
- a CDS encoding PaaI family thioesterase, with amino-acid sequence MSPFARWFQAEVLRKEKGEAELRLQVREEFLQGQGLVHGGILAALLDSALGQAVESLGVKVVTAELSVSYLRPVREGVLLARGWVVHPGRHLLHAAGEVLWEGKRVAFAKGVFYRVA; translated from the coding sequence TTGAGCCCCTTTGCCCGGTGGTTCCAGGCGGAGGTCCTGAGGAAGGAAAAGGGCGAGGCGGAGCTTCGCCTACAGGTGCGGGAAGAGTTCCTGCAGGGCCAAGGCCTCGTGCATGGCGGCATCCTCGCCGCCCTGTTGGATAGCGCCCTGGGCCAGGCGGTGGAAAGCTTAGGGGTCAAGGTGGTCACGGCCGAGCTTTCCGTGAGCTACCTACGCCCTGTACGGGAGGGGGTGCTCCTCGCCCGGGGGTGGGTGGTCCACCCCGGCCGGCACCTCCTCCACGCCGCCGGGGAGGTCCTTTGGGAGGGGAAGCGGGTGGCCTTCGCCAAGGGGGTCTTCTACCGGGTAGCCTAG
- a CDS encoding long-chain fatty acid--CoA ligase produces the protein MFPSTMMDEELNLWDFLERAAALFGRKEVVSRLHTGEIHRTTYAEVYRRAKRLMRGLRALGVGEGDRVATLGFNHFRHLEAYFAVPGMGAVLHTANPRLSPKEIAYILNHAEDKVLLFDPNLLSLVEALRPELKTVRHFVVMDEKAPEGYLAYEEILGEEAEPHRVPERAACGMAYTTGTTGLPKGVVYSHRALVLHSLAASLFDGTALSERDVVLPVVPMFHVNAWCLPYAATLVGAKQVLPGPRLDPTSLVELFDGEGVTFTAGVPTVWLALADHLESTGHRLRTLRRLVVGGSAAPKSLIARFERMGIEVRQGYGLTETSPVVVQNFIKSHLEGLPEEEKLTLKAKTGLPIPLVRLRVADEEGRPVPRDGKRMGEIQLRGPWITRGYYQNEEASQRALTADGWFRTGDMAVWDEEGYVEIKDRLKDLIKSGGEWISSVDLENALMGHPKVKEAAVVAIPHPKWQERPLAVVVPRGEAPTPEELGAHLLQAGFAKWQLPDAYVFVEEIPRTSAGKFLKRALRERYKDYYGGV, from the coding sequence ATGTTCCCAAGCACCATGATGGACGAGGAGCTGAACCTTTGGGACTTCCTGGAGAGGGCAGCGGCGCTTTTCGGGAGGAAAGAGGTGGTCTCCCGCCTCCACACCGGGGAGATCCACCGCACCACCTACGCCGAGGTTTACCGGCGGGCGAAGCGGCTCATGAGGGGGCTTAGGGCCCTCGGGGTAGGGGAGGGGGACCGGGTGGCCACGTTGGGCTTCAACCACTTCCGCCACCTCGAGGCCTACTTCGCCGTGCCCGGCATGGGGGCCGTGCTCCACACCGCCAACCCCCGCCTGAGCCCCAAGGAGATCGCCTACATCCTGAACCACGCCGAGGACAAGGTCCTCCTCTTTGACCCGAACCTCCTTTCCCTGGTGGAGGCCCTCCGCCCGGAACTGAAGACCGTGCGCCACTTCGTGGTCATGGACGAGAAGGCCCCCGAGGGGTACCTGGCCTACGAGGAGATTTTGGGAGAGGAGGCGGAGCCCCACCGGGTCCCCGAGCGGGCTGCCTGCGGCATGGCCTACACCACGGGGACCACCGGCCTACCCAAGGGGGTGGTGTACAGCCACCGGGCCCTGGTCCTCCACTCCTTGGCGGCCAGCCTCTTTGACGGCACGGCCCTTTCGGAAAGGGACGTGGTCCTTCCCGTGGTGCCCATGTTCCACGTGAACGCCTGGTGCCTCCCTTACGCCGCCACCCTGGTGGGGGCCAAACAGGTCCTGCCGGGGCCCCGCCTAGATCCCACCTCCTTGGTGGAGCTCTTTGACGGGGAGGGGGTCACCTTCACCGCCGGGGTGCCCACGGTGTGGCTCGCCTTGGCGGACCACCTGGAAAGCACCGGCCACCGCCTGCGGACCCTGAGGCGGTTGGTGGTGGGGGGTAGCGCCGCCCCCAAAAGCCTCATCGCCCGCTTTGAGAGGATGGGGATAGAGGTGCGCCAGGGCTACGGCCTCACGGAAACCTCCCCGGTGGTGGTGCAGAACTTCATCAAGAGCCACCTGGAGGGCCTCCCGGAAGAGGAGAAGCTCACCCTCAAGGCCAAGACCGGCCTCCCCATCCCCCTGGTGCGCCTACGGGTGGCGGACGAGGAGGGCCGCCCCGTGCCCCGGGACGGGAAGCGCATGGGGGAGATCCAGCTCAGGGGCCCTTGGATTACCCGGGGCTACTACCAAAACGAGGAGGCGAGCCAAAGGGCCCTCACCGCCGACGGGTGGTTCCGCACGGGGGACATGGCCGTGTGGGACGAGGAGGGCTACGTGGAGATCAAGGACCGGCTCAAGGACCTCATCAAGTCGGGCGGGGAGTGGATCTCCAGCGTGGACTTGGAAAACGCCCTCATGGGCCACCCCAAGGTGAAGGAGGCGGCGGTGGTGGCCATCCCCCACCCCAAGTGGCAGGAGAGGCCCCTGGCGGTGGTGGTGCCGAGGGGCGAGGCGCCAACCCCTGAGGAGCTTGGCGCCCACCTCCTCCAGGCGGGCTTTGCCAAGTGGCAGCTTCCCGACGCCTACGTGTTCGTGGAGGAGATTCCTAGGACGAGCGCCGGCAAGTTCCTGAAGCGGGCCCTTAGGGAGCGGTACAAGGACTACTACGGGGGTGTCTGA
- a CDS encoding SDR family NAD(P)-dependent oxidoreductase, producing MGRLSDKTVLVTGAAHGIGRAALELFAREGARLVAVDVEEEALAEAVAPLEGEAVAVVADVSVPEGVEEAFREALEEFGTLHGVAHFAGIAHSGLSWKLPLAEWERVLRVNLTGSFLVARKAGEAMEGGSLVLTSSVAALGALGLAHYAASKMAVVGLARTLALELARKGIRVNVLVPGLIATRMTTGLPEWAWRREVEATPLGREGRPEEVAQAALFLLSDEASYITGQALYVDGGRSIVGPGAYLSLAQRR from the coding sequence ATGGGGAGGCTCTCGGACAAAACCGTGCTCGTGACCGGAGCGGCCCATGGCATCGGCCGGGCGGCCTTGGAGCTCTTTGCCCGGGAAGGGGCTAGGCTCGTGGCGGTGGATGTGGAGGAGGAGGCCTTGGCCGAGGCCGTGGCTCCCCTGGAAGGGGAGGCGGTGGCCGTGGTGGCCGATGTAAGCGTCCCCGAAGGGGTGGAGGAGGCCTTCCGGGAGGCCTTGGAGGAGTTCGGGACGCTCCACGGGGTGGCCCACTTCGCGGGGATAGCCCATAGCGGCCTCTCTTGGAAGCTCCCCTTGGCGGAGTGGGAACGGGTGCTCCGGGTGAACCTCACGGGAAGTTTCCTGGTGGCCCGAAAAGCGGGGGAGGCCATGGAGGGGGGAAGCCTCGTCCTCACCAGCTCCGTGGCCGCCTTGGGTGCCCTGGGCCTTGCCCACTACGCCGCGAGCAAAATGGCCGTGGTAGGCCTCGCCCGCACCTTGGCCTTGGAGCTTGCCCGCAAGGGCATCCGGGTTAACGTCCTCGTCCCGGGCCTCATCGCCACCCGGATGACCACGGGGTTGCCCGAATGGGCATGGCGGCGAGAGGTGGAGGCCACCCCCCTTGGCCGGGAAGGCCGCCCCGAGGAGGTGGCCCAGGCGGCCCTCTTCCTCCTCTCCGATGAGGCGAGCTATATCACCGGCCAGGCCCTTTACGTGGACGGGGGCCGCTCCATCGTGGGCCCCGGGGCTTACCTTTCGCTTGCGCAGAGGAGGTGA
- a CDS encoding MaoC/PaaZ C-terminal domain-containing protein: MPMYFEDFEVGQRFSTPARTVTEADVVNFAGVSGDYNPIHTDAEFAKETPFGQRIAHGLLVLSMLTGLRQRAGHFEGTIIAWMEIRNYRFLKPVFIGDTVRGESEIVEKRETSKPDRGILVQRVKVYNQRGEVVQEGEFVTLVRRRPA; encoded by the coding sequence ATGCCCATGTACTTTGAGGACTTTGAGGTCGGCCAAAGGTTTTCCACCCCGGCCCGCACGGTGACGGAGGCGGACGTGGTGAACTTCGCCGGGGTTTCCGGGGACTATAACCCCATCCACACCGACGCCGAGTTCGCCAAGGAAACCCCCTTTGGCCAGCGCATCGCCCACGGGCTTTTGGTGCTTTCCATGCTCACGGGGCTTCGGCAACGGGCGGGCCACTTTGAGGGCACCATCATCGCCTGGATGGAGATCCGGAACTACCGCTTCCTGAAGCCTGTCTTCATCGGGGACACGGTGCGGGGGGAAAGCGAAATCGTGGAGAAGCGGGAAACCAGCAAGCCGGACCGGGGCATCCTGGTGCAGAGGGTCAAGGTCTACAACCAGCGGGGCGAGGTGGTGCAGGAAGGGGAGTTCGTCACCCTGGTGCGGCGGAGGCCCGCTTGA
- a CDS encoding branched-chain amino acid ABC transporter permease, which produces MTSPLRIWSVPWLLRFLRYEVFALPSRVIALLFILFLLLFPLFSQDPYLLRILTLSGLFALYAASWDLLSGYTGQVSLGHAFFFGISGYTSALLGRELGLAPWATIPLGATLATLAGLLVGLPSLRVKGPYLSLITLAFPILALGFIFLFPDFTGGELGLSGLPRLGQSRLEEYYLVTLTMLVSVYILWRIANSRVGLVFHALREDEAAVRMVGVNTVAYKLLAFAVSAFFAGLAGGLYAHYLRVAGPDSLSLFNSIQPVIWTVFGGIATIYGPVAGTFLLVPLLEVLRVAEEWRMVGFAVLILLVMRFLPQGVVRGVLDRLEEECPRCKVRNPFTRRRCRVCGVEMRLEVRA; this is translated from the coding sequence ATGACCAGTCCCCTGCGCATCTGGTCCGTCCCGTGGCTCCTACGTTTCCTTAGGTACGAGGTCTTCGCCCTGCCGAGCCGGGTTATCGCTCTGCTTTTCATCCTCTTCCTCCTCCTCTTCCCCCTTTTCTCGCAAGACCCTTACCTCCTGCGCATCCTCACCCTGTCCGGCCTTTTCGCCCTCTATGCGGCGAGCTGGGACCTCCTCTCGGGCTACACCGGCCAGGTGAGCCTGGGCCACGCCTTCTTCTTTGGCATCTCGGGGTACACCTCCGCCCTGCTGGGCCGGGAACTCGGTCTAGCCCCTTGGGCCACCATTCCCTTGGGGGCCACGTTGGCTACCCTTGCGGGCCTTCTCGTGGGCTTACCCTCCCTTCGGGTAAAGGGACCCTACCTCTCCCTGATCACCCTGGCCTTTCCCATCCTGGCGCTCGGGTTCATCTTCCTCTTTCCGGACTTCACGGGAGGGGAGCTGGGGCTTTCGGGGCTTCCCCGCCTTGGCCAGAGCCGCCTAGAGGAGTACTACCTGGTCACCCTCACCATGCTTGTTTCCGTCTACATTCTCTGGAGGATAGCCAACTCCCGGGTGGGCCTCGTCTTCCACGCCCTAAGGGAGGATGAAGCCGCGGTGCGCATGGTAGGGGTGAACACCGTGGCCTACAAGCTCCTGGCCTTTGCCGTAAGCGCCTTCTTCGCCGGACTGGCAGGAGGGCTTTACGCCCACTACCTGCGGGTGGCGGGCCCGGATAGCCTGTCGCTTTTTAACTCCATTCAGCCCGTTATCTGGACGGTTTTTGGCGGTATCGCCACCATCTACGGCCCCGTGGCGGGCACCTTCCTCCTTGTGCCCCTTCTGGAGGTGTTGCGGGTGGCCGAGGAGTGGCGCATGGTGGGGTTTGCCGTCCTCATCCTCCTGGTCATGCGCTTCCTGCCCCAGGGGGTGGTGCGGGGGGTGCTGGACCGCCTCGAGGAGGAGTGCCCCCGGTGCAAGGTCCGCAACCCCTTCACCCGAAGGCGGTGCCGCGTTTGTGGCGTGGAGATGCGCTTGGAGGTGCGGGCATGA
- a CDS encoding ABC transporter substrate-binding protein produces MGRSWTKTSLLVLLATLGGSAFAQVIRVGVVGPMAFVQGEHTWYGATLAAEEINREGGVVVGGRAFRIELVRVDTNEITSVTDAATAVERAITAQRVDFLIGGFRSEAVLAMTEVAADYKKPFLITGAALDGILAGRVDRNYERFKYLFRVSPNKSSDLARTSLLLLGEVVQAMRQQLNLPKPKVAILAERAAWADPLVETASRLIAAPPPQGYGAEVVGVWRPSATATDVTPELTAIQRAQAQVIYTVLSGPVGVPFGRDWGRLKIPAAPVGINVEAQQETWLQATDGLGAYVATLNTLAPGVAITPKTLPFISNFQSRFKRFPIYTASGAYVALHLLKEAILRAGSLEAEAVVKALEATDHVGPSGRIVFDKVHDVTWGPGYTTGLGVQWVGNRMQAFWPRAWRAGDRVVGYAGVRPYQLPPWVVEAWRR; encoded by the coding sequence ATGGGGCGTAGCTGGACCAAGACAAGCCTCTTGGTGTTGCTGGCCACCCTGGGGGGGTCCGCCTTCGCCCAGGTCATTCGCGTGGGCGTGGTGGGCCCTATGGCGTTCGTTCAAGGGGAGCACACGTGGTACGGGGCCACCCTAGCGGCGGAGGAGATCAACCGGGAAGGCGGGGTGGTGGTGGGCGGCCGGGCGTTCCGAATTGAGCTCGTTCGCGTGGACACCAACGAGATCACCAGCGTGACGGATGCTGCCACCGCCGTGGAACGGGCCATCACGGCCCAAAGGGTGGACTTCCTCATCGGGGGCTTTCGCAGCGAAGCTGTCCTGGCCATGACCGAGGTAGCGGCGGACTACAAGAAGCCTTTCCTCATCACGGGTGCCGCCCTAGACGGCATCCTCGCTGGCCGGGTGGATCGCAACTACGAGCGCTTCAAGTACCTTTTCCGCGTGAGCCCCAACAAATCCAGCGACCTGGCACGCACCTCCCTGCTCCTCTTAGGAGAGGTGGTGCAGGCGATGCGCCAACAGCTCAACCTGCCCAAGCCCAAGGTGGCCATCCTGGCCGAACGGGCCGCCTGGGCCGATCCCCTGGTGGAAACGGCAAGCCGCCTCATCGCCGCCCCACCCCCCCAAGGGTACGGGGCCGAGGTGGTGGGGGTCTGGCGGCCCTCGGCCACGGCCACGGACGTCACGCCTGAGCTCACCGCCATCCAGCGGGCCCAAGCCCAGGTGATCTACACGGTCCTCTCGGGGCCCGTAGGGGTACCTTTTGGCCGGGACTGGGGTAGGCTCAAGATCCCCGCCGCCCCCGTGGGAATCAATGTGGAAGCCCAGCAGGAAACGTGGCTCCAGGCCACAGACGGACTGGGGGCTTATGTGGCCACGCTGAACACCCTGGCCCCGGGCGTGGCCATAACGCCCAAGACCCTTCCCTTCATCAGCAACTTCCAGAGCCGTTTCAAGCGCTTCCCCATCTACACGGCCAGCGGGGCCTACGTGGCCCTCCACCTCCTGAAGGAGGCCATCCTCCGGGCGGGGAGCCTGGAAGCCGAGGCGGTGGTCAAGGCCCTCGAGGCCACGGACCACGTGGGCCCCTCGGGCAGGATTGTCTTTGACAAGGTGCATGACGTCACCTGGGGCCCTGGGTACACCACGGGCCTGGGCGTCCAGTGGGTGGGGAACCGGATGCAGGCCTTCTGGCCCCGGGCTTGGCGCGCGGGGGACCGGGTGGTGGGGTATGCGGGCGTGCGGCCCTACCAGCTCCCTCCCTGGGTGGTGGAGGCCTGGAGGCGGTAG
- a CDS encoding acyl-CoA dehydrogenase family protein, which yields MEVPEHKELRALARRFLEEAAPALREYEEKEAFPWPLVRRMGELGFLGVFVPEDLGGAGLDFFAYLALLEEMGGYASLRSILSVQQSLVLTPLLTYGTETQKKRYVPLLARGEVLGAFGLTEPEAGSDAASLRTRAYRDGDHYILEGQKTFISHGNVAEVFLIFAKTDPDKGAKGITCFLVERQDGVRTSPLKGKLGLRAADTGMVFLDGVRVPKERVLGQEGEGFRIALSTLDTGRISLAAGAVGLMGRALALSLAYVKERRQFGRPIAGFQLVQEHLAEMKLDLEASRLLTYQAAWKKVKGEPYTLEASLAKLYASEAANRVAYRAIQVHGGYGFFEEYEVARLYRDARILTLYEGTSEVQKLIIGAHLTGTKAFDPGR from the coding sequence ATGGAAGTACCCGAGCACAAGGAGCTTAGGGCCTTGGCCCGCCGCTTCCTGGAGGAGGCGGCCCCGGCCCTGAGGGAGTACGAGGAGAAGGAGGCCTTCCCCTGGCCCTTGGTGCGGCGTATGGGGGAGCTGGGCTTCCTAGGCGTTTTCGTCCCCGAGGACCTGGGCGGGGCGGGGCTGGACTTCTTCGCCTACCTTGCCCTTTTGGAGGAGATGGGAGGCTACGCCTCCTTGCGCTCCATCCTCTCCGTGCAGCAGAGCCTGGTCCTCACCCCTCTCCTCACCTACGGCACGGAGACGCAAAAGAAGCGGTATGTACCCCTCCTCGCCCGAGGAGAGGTCCTTGGCGCCTTCGGCCTTACCGAGCCCGAGGCGGGGTCGGATGCCGCAAGCCTCCGCACCCGGGCCTATAGGGACGGCGACCATTACATCTTGGAAGGCCAGAAGACCTTTATCTCCCACGGCAACGTGGCCGAGGTCTTCCTCATCTTCGCCAAGACGGACCCCGACAAGGGGGCCAAGGGCATCACCTGCTTCCTGGTGGAGCGGCAGGATGGGGTGCGCACGAGCCCCTTGAAGGGGAAGCTCGGCCTGAGGGCGGCGGACACGGGCATGGTCTTCCTGGACGGGGTGCGGGTGCCCAAGGAGCGGGTGTTGGGCCAGGAAGGGGAGGGCTTTAGGATCGCCCTTTCCACCTTGGACACGGGCCGCATCTCCTTGGCGGCGGGGGCGGTGGGGCTCATGGGGCGGGCGTTGGCGCTTTCCCTTGCCTATGTGAAGGAGAGGCGGCAGTTTGGCCGGCCCATCGCCGGTTTCCAACTGGTCCAGGAGCACCTGGCGGAGATGAAGCTGGATCTGGAGGCCTCGAGGCTCCTCACCTACCAGGCGGCCTGGAAAAAGGTCAAGGGGGAGCCCTACACCCTAGAGGCCAGCCTCGCCAAGCTCTACGCCTCCGAGGCCGCCAACCGGGTGGCCTACCGGGCCATCCAGGTCCACGGCGGCTACGGCTTCTTTGAGGAGTACGAGGTGGCCAGGCTCTACCGGGACGCCCGCATCCTGACCCTCTACGAGGGGACAAGCGAGGTGCAGAAGCTCATCATTGGGGCGCACCTCACGGGAACGAAGGCTTTTGACCCAGGGAGGTGA
- a CDS encoding ABC transporter permease subunit codes for MLAAILVNGLVLSGIYGMLALGFALTYGVARILNLAHTAFYMAASYALLFLLGYTGFLPAAFLAALLVLGLALLAYRFFLEPLREHEATILIVTIAIALLLQEVLLLLFGGHFRSVPALLPGFVEILGVRVAQQALLALAFAALVLLLAWAFLKGSRVGLAIRAAAQDMEAAELVGVSLSRAGYWAVGLGALLATLAGLAVAPMATLEPHMWTAPLLVVLAAVVLGGLGSLLGALLGALILAFAEVVVVNLVPGGAFLRTAVALLVLVLVLVFKPEGLFGASFAEER; via the coding sequence ATGCTCGCCGCCATCTTGGTCAACGGGCTGGTCCTAAGCGGGATCTACGGCATGTTGGCCCTGGGATTCGCCCTCACCTACGGGGTGGCCCGCATCCTCAACCTAGCCCATACGGCCTTTTACATGGCCGCCTCTTATGCCCTCTTATTCCTCCTGGGATACACGGGCTTCCTCCCCGCCGCCTTCCTCGCCGCCCTTTTGGTCCTGGGCCTTGCCCTCCTCGCCTACAGGTTTTTCCTTGAGCCTTTGCGGGAACACGAGGCCACCATCCTCATCGTTACCATCGCCATAGCCCTCCTCCTCCAAGAGGTTCTCCTCCTCCTTTTCGGGGGGCACTTCCGTTCCGTGCCAGCCCTCCTGCCCGGCTTCGTGGAGATCCTGGGGGTCCGGGTGGCGCAGCAGGCGCTCCTCGCCCTGGCGTTCGCCGCTCTCGTCCTCCTTTTGGCCTGGGCCTTCCTCAAAGGGAGCCGCGTTGGGCTTGCCATCCGGGCCGCCGCCCAGGATATGGAGGCGGCGGAACTGGTGGGGGTAAGCCTCTCCCGGGCTGGGTACTGGGCCGTGGGCCTGGGGGCCCTCTTGGCCACTCTGGCGGGCCTTGCCGTGGCCCCCATGGCCACCTTGGAGCCCCACATGTGGACCGCTCCCCTCCTGGTGGTGCTGGCGGCGGTGGTCCTGGGGGGCCTGGGAAGCCTTCTAGGAGCCCTCTTGGGAGCCTTGATTCTGGCTTTCGCCGAGGTGGTGGTGGTGAACCTGGTGCCTGGGGGCGCCTTCCTGCGCACCGCCGTGGCCCTTTTGGTGCTGGTTCTGGTACTGGTGTTCAAACCCGAGGGCCTTTTCGGCGCATCCTTTGCGGAGGAGCGATGA